The Enterobacter asburiae genomic sequence TTTACTGTTTCTAAAAGCATTATCCCGATGCATCCGTAGCTCAGCTGGATAGAGTACTCGGCTACGAACCGAGCGGTCGGAGGTTCGAATCCTCCCGGATGCACCATATTCTCCTGGATAACAGCGATGCTGTTGTTTTAAGGTCTGCGAGTTAATCGCAAGCACCAGGGAGGATAACGTTGCTTTAGCAACGGCCCGCAGGGTGAGGCGTAAGCCGAGTAATCCTCCCGGATGCACCATCTTCTCCTTCTTTGTTTATTCCTTCGACGTTCCGTCAGCAATCACACTCTCAATCAGCGACAAAAATCACCATTTACGATAAAGTAATGCTTTGTTAATCGTTTAGCGAGAGCACGATGTACGCACAGTATGACGGTTTGATCTTCGATATGGACGGCACTCTCCTGGATACCGAACCCACGCATCGTCAAGCCTGGACTGACGTCCTGGGCCGCTACGGAATGCGTTTCGATCTTCAGGCGATGATTGCCCTCAACGGATCCCCCACCTGGCGTATTGCACAGGCCGTCATTGAACTGAATCAGGCCGAACTCGACCCGCACCTGCTCGCGCGCGAAAAAACCGATGCGGTAAAAGCCATGCTTTTAGATACCGTACGTCCTCTGCCGCTGATTGATGTGGTAAAAGAGTGGCACGGGCGTCGCCCGATGTCGGTCGGAACAGGCAGCGAAAGTGCGATTGCTGAGGCATTACTCAACCATCTTGGCCTGCGCCACTATTTTTCTGCCGTAGTTGCCGCCGATCATGTTAAACATCACAAGCCCGCACCGGACACCTTCCTGCTTTGCGCAGAATTAATGGGCGTCCCGGCGGCTAAATGCGTCGTGTTTGAAGACGCCGATTTCGGCATTCAGGCCGCGCGTGATGCCGGAATGGATGCGGTGGATGTGCGCTTACTGTGAGTGACGCGCTGTCACTTGCTTCATTATTCGCCAGCAGTTTTTTAAGCGCCACGCTGTTACCGGGAAATTCGGAAGTGGTGCTGGTGGCGATGCTGTTGTCCGGCGTGAGTCAGCCCTGGCTGCTTGTATTAATAGCAACAATGGGTAATAGCCTTGGAGGGCTGACTAACGTTATTCTTGGGCGTTTCTTTCCGCTACGCGAAAAATCGCGCTGGCAGGAAAAGGCAGTCGGCTGGCTAAAACGCTATGGCGCTGCCACGCTGTTATTAAGCTGGATGCCTGTAATAGGCGATTTACTGTGTCTACT encodes the following:
- the yqaB gene encoding fructose-1-phosphate/6-phosphogluconate phosphatase, with protein sequence MYAQYDGLIFDMDGTLLDTEPTHRQAWTDVLGRYGMRFDLQAMIALNGSPTWRIAQAVIELNQAELDPHLLAREKTDAVKAMLLDTVRPLPLIDVVKEWHGRRPMSVGTGSESAIAEALLNHLGLRHYFSAVVAADHVKHHKPAPDTFLLCAELMGVPAAKCVVFEDADFGIQAARDAGMDAVDVRLL
- a CDS encoding YqaA family protein, giving the protein MSDALSLASLFASSFLSATLLPGNSEVVLVAMLLSGVSQPWLLVLIATMGNSLGGLTNVILGRFFPLREKSRWQEKAVGWLKRYGAATLLLSWMPVIGDLLCLLAGWMRISWGPVLFFLCLGKALRYVLVAWATLQGMTWWH